From the genome of Synchiropus splendidus isolate RoL2022-P1 chromosome 17, RoL_Sspl_1.0, whole genome shotgun sequence, one region includes:
- the stk10 gene encoding serine/threonine-protein kinase 10 encodes MALARFSKILRLPTIEIKKKVKQYEHVHRDINPNDLWEIIGELGDGAFGKVHKARNRETGALAAAKVIETKSEEELEDYMVEIDILAKCNHHYIVKLLDAFYHENKLWIMIEFCPGGAVDATMLELDRGLTEPQIKVVCRQMLEALTYLHSMKIIHRDLKAGNILLMLDGDIKLADFGVSAKNTKTLQRRDSFIGTPYWMAPEVVMCETMKDAPYDYKADIWSLGITLIEMAQIEPPHHELNPMRVLLKIAKSEPPTLEQPHKWSMEFKDFLRISLDKNPETRPTAAQLLEHPFVSSVKSNRPLMELVAEAKAEVMEEIEDNREEGEEFDAMELTVSPDQEPCQTSQTSLEGDHLSDSHSPTTPSSPTSLSIPEKEEQPETPTEEQPGSAMVAPVPLPRQLLPPRDPIVDDGGDTPETEKCGSEASTKTSSSDSGIEDGKMTPTSEEEKVTVETPLSDHQTSLAPSEASDESEDLSVKEEPTVQVTEEERSEPVKREEPSPPTTPTPSPPSSTAATPVPASRSGLDGDLTRTSSQKERTEVPAENVSPYINGGIINKRYSNSSSMVSESMDLSGSKDIISLSPRAHSRKTLKRTRKYVIDGVQVSVTTSKIIGEDEKKDEEMRFLRRQELRELRLLQKEEHRAQAVLNTKLEAQREQMQRKFDQEMHAKKKHFDVELENLEKQQKQMIEKMEADHHFRLKEETRRIKSAQERDLQRFHDQLKHKKKEVKHSVDKLPRSQRKESLRQSMHAYQEMKTREEDKFLLAQRNHLDTTLKKIISNNKQEIAAMERTCLEKKHQLIRDREAATWDMEEKNLHERHQLLRQQLMDQHFLQRHQLVKKHEKEMDQMQCYNQRMVEILKARQQQEKSRLPKIQRGEAKTRMAMFKKSLRINSSGSSSEDREKIKQFSLQEERRQKVERQHQQQKHENQLREMLGQCDANIRELQQLQNEKRHLLTVNETQRLKQLDLQHNQLLKEWKDKLKPRKKALEDELTMTKRDQEAFFRMSQVVSNPSSPNKLSKFVPYQEPIDT; translated from the exons atggcgctCGCAAGGTTCAGCAAAATCCTTCGGCTACCAACAATTGAGATTAAGAAGAAAGTGAAGCAGTACGAGCACGTCCATCGAGACATCAACCCCAACGACTTGTGGGAGATAATCGGCGAGTTGGGCGATGGGGCGTTTGGGAAGGTTCACAAG gctCGGAACAGGGAGACGGGGGCTCTGGCTGCGGCCAAAGTGATCGAGACCAagagtgaggaggagctggaggactaCATGGTGGAGATCGACATCCTGGCCAAATGCAACCACCACTACATTGTCAAGCTCCTGGACGCCTTCTACCACGAAAACAAACTCTGG ATTATGATCGAGTTCTGCCCCGGAGGAGCCGTGGACGCCACCATGCTCG AGTTGGACCGCGGGCTGACGGAGCCGCAGATTAAGGTGGTGTGTCGGCAGATGCTGGAGGCGCTGACGTACCTGCACAGCATGAAGATCATCCACAGAGACCTGAAGGCGGGGAATATCCTCCTCATGCTGGACGGAGACATCAAGCTAG CTGATTTTGGGGTGTCTGCCAAAAATACCAAAACCCTACAAAGGAGAGATTCCTTCATCGGAACGCCATACTG GATGGCCCCGGAGGTGGTGATGTGCGAGACCATGAAGGACGCCCCGTACGACTACAAGGCGGACATCTGGTCTCTGGGAATAACGCTCATTGAGATGGCCCAGATCGAGCCGCCGCACCACGAGCTCAACCCCATGAGGGTCCTGTTGAAGATCGCCAAGTCGGAACCCCCCACCCTGGAGCAGCCTCACAAATG GTCAATGGAGTTCAAAGATTTCCTGAGGATATCGTTGGATAAAAACCCGGAGACCCGCCCAACTGCAGCGCAGCTCCTGGAG CACCCGTTCGTGAGCTCGGTGAAGTCCAACCGTCCGCTGATGGAGCTGGTGGCCGAGGCCAAAGCCGAGGTCATGGAGGAAATCGAGGACAatagagaggaaggagaggagttCGACGCCATGGAGCTCACTGTG TCTCCCGATCAGGAGCCTTGTCAGACCAGTCAGACCAGTTTGGAGGGGGACCACTTGTCCGACTCGCACAGCCCCACCAcaccctcctcccccacctcgCTGTCCATCCCTGAGAAGGAAGAGCAGCCGGAGACGCCGACAGAAGAGCAGCCAGGCTCAGCCATGGTCGCCCCAGTGCCCCTGCCCAGACAGCTCCTCCCTCCCCGAGACCCCATCGTGGACGACGGAGGCGACACTCCTGAGACGGAGAAGTGCGGAAGTGAAGCTTCTACCAAGACCTCCAGCTCGGATTCTGGAATCGAGGATGGGAAGATGACCCCGACCTCTGAGGAAGAGAAG GTGACGGTAGAGACCCCACTGAGCGACCACCAGACCTCTCTTGCTCCCTCTGAGGCGTCTGACGAAAGTGAAGACCTGTCTGTGAAAGAAGAACCGACGGTCCAGGTGACCGAGGAGGAACGTAGCGAGCCGGTCAAGAGAGAAGAGCCCAGTCCTCCTACCACTCCAAcaccttctcctccatcttcaacTGCTGCTACCCCAGTCCCTGCTTCACGCTCAGGTCTGGATGGAGACCTGACAAGGACGTCTTCACAGAAGGAGCGGACGGAAGTTCCTGCTGAGAACGTCTCCCCTTACATCAACGGCGGCATCATCAACAAACGGTACTCGAATTCCAGCAGCATGGTGTCGGAGAGCATGGATCTGTCTGGGAGCAAGGACATCATCAGCCTCTCTCCACGG GCCCATTCGAGGAAGACCTTAAAGAGGACCCGGAAGTATGTCATCGACGGGGTGCAGGTGAGCGTCACCACCTCCAAGATCATCGGTGAAGACGAGAAGAAAGATGAAGAGATGAGGTTCCTCAG GCGCCAGGAGCTGCGTGAGCTGCGTCTGCTGCAGAAGGAGGAGCACCGAGCTCAGGCCGTGCTCAACACCAAGCTGGAGGCTCAGCGCGAGCAGATGCAGAGGAAGTTCGACCAGGAGATGCAT GCCAAGAAGAAGCACTTTGACGTGGAGCTGGAAAACttggagaagcagcagaagcagatgatCGAGAAGATGGAGGCGGACCACCATTTCAGGTTGAAGGAGGAAACCAGGCGCATCAAGTCGGCGCAGGAGCGCGACCTGCAGCGCTTCCACGATCAGCTCAAGcacaagaagaaggag GTGAAACATTCCGTGGACAAACTTCCCAGGAGTCAGCGGAAAGAGTCTCTGAGGCAGAGCATGCACGCGTACCAGGAGATGAAGACCCGCGAG GAGGACAAGTTCCTGCTGGCTCAGAGGAACCATCTGGACACCACGCTGAAGAAAATCATCTCCAACAACAAGCAGGAGATTGCAGCGATGGAGAGGACCTGCCTGGAGAAGAAGCACCAGCTCATCCGAG ACCGCGAGGCGGCCACCTgggacatggaggagaagaaccTGCACGAGAGGCACCAGCTGCTGCGCCAGCAGCTGATggaccagcacttcctgcagaGGCACCAGCTGGTCAAGAAGCACGAGAAG GAGATGGACCAGATGCAGTGCTACAACCAGAGGATGGTGGAGATCCTGAAGGctcggcagcagcaggagaagagcCGCCTGCCCAAGATCCAGAGGGGAGAAGCCAAGACCCGCATGGCCATGTTCAAGAAGAGCCTGCGCATCAACTCCTCAGGAAGCTCCTCGGAGGATCgcgagaagatcaagcag TTCTCCCTGCAGGAGGAGCGACGGCAGAAGGTGGAgcggcagcatcagcagcagaagCACGAGAACCAGCTGAGAGAGATGCTGGGCCAGTGTGACGCCAACATccgggagctgcagcagctgcag AACGAgaagcgccacctgctgacggTGAACGAGACGCAGCGGCTCAAACAGCTGGACCTGCAACACAACCAGCTGCTGAAGGAGTGGAAGGACAAGCTGAAGCCGCGCAAGAAG GCCCTGGAGGACGAGCTCACCATGACCAAGCGCGACCAGGAGGCCTTCTTCCGGATGAGCCAGGTGGTCTCCAACCCCAGCTCCCCCAACAAACTCTCCAAGTTCGTGCCTTACCAGGAGCCCATCGACACGTAG